The genomic window TGGAGGGTGTCTTGCCACATCAACGTTGGCCGGTCGAAAGCACCTGCCCGCCGAGAACCTGGCGGTTCGGGCGGGTCACTAGTCTGATCCTGTTGGTCGCTGTCACCGGGGCTTCACCGCTGGCAGCGCAGGAGCTGACTCCGCGCGAGATCGCGGCCAGCGCCGCCCCGGCGTTGGTCTACATCACGGCGCTCGCGGGGGGCGAGGAGATCCGGACGGGCAGCGGCTTCCTGGTCTCCCCCGACGGTCGTTTGCTCACCAACCACCACGTGGTCGAGGGCGCGGATGAGGTCCGCGTCGAGCTCGCCTCGGGCGAGATCTACGATCGCGTGCTGTTCCAGGGCTCCGATGAGCGTCGCGACCTCGCGATTCTGCGGATTCCCGGATCGGACATGCAGACCCTGGCTCTGGCAGATGACCGTCTCGCCGAAGTCGGAGATCCCGTCTACGTGATGGGCAATCCGATGGGCCTGGTGGGCACCTTCAGCGACGGCCTGATCTCCGCCCGCCGGCTCGTGGACGGAACCGCCCTCATCCAGATCAGCGCTCCCATTTCCAGCGGCTCCTCCGGCGGGCCCGTGCTCAACTCCGCCGGCGAGGTCATCGGCATCGCCACGCTCACGGTGGAGGACGGGCAGAACCTCAATCTTGCCGTCCCGGCGCGCTACGCCGAGGGGCTGCTGGCCCTGAGCCAGGAGCCGACTCCGTTCGACCAGGTGGCCTGGACGCCGCGCCAGCACGATTCGGAGGCGATTGCCGCGGAAGCGAGCGAGGAACTCGAGCCGTGGGCGCAGATCCTCGCCGACGAGATGGAAGTGATCGTGAAGGCGGCCGAAGAGTCGGGATTCGTCGCGATCCACGAGCCCGAGATCGCGATGATCGATCAGGGCCAGAACTACACCGTGAAATTCGAGTACGATGGGCCGCATGACGAGGTCGCGATCGCCGCCGTTT from Gemmatimonadota bacterium includes these protein-coding regions:
- a CDS encoding S1C family serine protease — protein: MVAVTGASPLAAQELTPREIAASAAPALVYITALAGGEEIRTGSGFLVSPDGRLLTNHHVVEGADEVRVELASGEIYDRVLFQGSDERRDLAILRIPGSDMQTLALADDRLAEVGDPVYVMGNPMGLVGTFSDGLISARRLVDGTALIQISAPISSGSSGGPVLNSAGEVIGIATLTVEDGQNLNLAVPARYAEGLLALSQEPTPFDQVAWTPRQHDSEAIAAEASEELEPWAQILADEMEVIVKAAEESGFVAIHEPEIAMIDQGQNYTVKFEYDGPHDEVAIAAVCDGDCADLDLAVYGEDGEVIATDTEPDARPILTFQVHRAGVAKVVVYMAACSAEPCAFSVHSLAR